From Sphingomonas nostoxanthinifaciens, a single genomic window includes:
- a CDS encoding methyl-accepting chemotaxis protein, whose protein sequence is MRNMRIVNKLLVSFGVVGIGLLALTLFSISQLGSIDTLMSKAVRDRLPKTVLSQQIDTATSDFRIAEAQHILSVDGAGMDAAEAKMNEQRGIVDQGYDVLNGNLRLPRARQLLNEFHERWLAYSAENKVLLALSRQNKNAEATALMRGQSQRLFDALSNSIGQLATFEGGLATAAADEGDAGYDHARILSIVAVVGMFGCLAVVLVVLVKQIAKPVGAVTQALTELGKGNMHVAVPVDDRADEVGALAAAMKGLRDQLAAAERAKEEQTALIVDSVGEALSKLASGDLVSRVEADLTGPFAKLKTDFNAAAAALQSTLGQVAQAATGINGGAGEIRQASDDLSHRTEQQAASLEETAAAMHEITETVRTTAERASSANEAVLRVHTDAEHSGDVVRQAVQAMGGIERTSNEISEIISVIDGIAFQTNLLALNAGVEAARAGDAGRGFAVVASEVRALAQRSAEAAKDVKLRISASSHQVAAGVQLVNETGQALTRIIGQVGTVKTLVSEIAAVTEQQAAGLHQVNTAVAEMDGVTQQNAAMVEEATAAARSLATEADGLNRQIARFKTGQQRDAHASPVHELQHRASSGARQLAKPALRSVGSANPKTDDDWSAF, encoded by the coding sequence ATGCGAAACATGCGCATCGTAAATAAGCTTCTGGTCTCGTTCGGAGTGGTGGGCATTGGCCTGTTGGCACTCACCTTGTTCTCGATCAGCCAGTTAGGCTCGATCGATACCTTAATGAGCAAGGCCGTCCGGGACCGTCTGCCCAAAACAGTGCTTTCGCAGCAGATCGATACAGCGACGTCGGACTTCCGCATCGCCGAAGCTCAGCACATTCTCTCGGTGGACGGCGCGGGGATGGACGCCGCGGAAGCCAAGATGAACGAGCAGCGTGGGATTGTCGATCAAGGCTATGATGTACTCAATGGTAACTTGCGCCTTCCCCGCGCGCGACAACTCCTAAACGAATTTCACGAGCGCTGGCTGGCTTACAGCGCAGAAAATAAGGTACTGTTGGCACTCTCGCGGCAAAACAAAAATGCGGAAGCTACCGCTCTGATGCGGGGTCAATCGCAGCGACTGTTCGACGCGCTGTCGAACTCGATCGGACAGCTCGCAACATTTGAAGGCGGTCTTGCAACGGCCGCCGCCGATGAAGGCGACGCAGGCTACGATCATGCGCGCATCCTATCGATCGTCGCCGTTGTTGGCATGTTCGGGTGCCTCGCCGTAGTGCTCGTCGTGCTGGTGAAGCAGATTGCCAAGCCGGTCGGTGCTGTGACTCAAGCGCTGACAGAGCTGGGGAAGGGCAACATGCACGTCGCCGTCCCCGTGGACGATCGCGCGGATGAGGTCGGCGCGCTTGCCGCTGCCATGAAGGGGCTCCGCGACCAGCTAGCGGCAGCTGAACGCGCCAAAGAGGAGCAAACGGCGCTGATCGTGGACAGCGTTGGAGAGGCCCTCTCGAAGCTCGCCAGTGGCGACCTTGTCTCGCGCGTGGAGGCCGATCTGACCGGCCCCTTCGCCAAGCTTAAGACCGACTTCAACGCCGCTGCTGCAGCACTGCAATCGACACTGGGACAGGTTGCTCAGGCAGCGACCGGCATAAACGGTGGTGCGGGTGAGATCCGCCAAGCCTCGGACGATTTATCGCATCGGACGGAACAACAGGCGGCGAGCCTGGAAGAGACCGCCGCTGCCATGCACGAAATCACCGAGACGGTAAGAACCACCGCCGAGCGCGCAAGTAGCGCCAACGAAGCTGTTCTTCGCGTGCATACCGACGCCGAGCATTCCGGCGACGTCGTCCGCCAGGCGGTGCAGGCAATGGGCGGGATCGAGCGTACCTCTAACGAGATTTCGGAGATCATCTCTGTGATCGATGGGATTGCCTTCCAAACGAACCTTCTTGCGCTCAACGCCGGTGTCGAAGCAGCGCGCGCAGGAGATGCGGGTAGAGGCTTTGCCGTCGTGGCGTCGGAAGTCCGCGCTCTAGCTCAGCGGTCGGCTGAGGCCGCCAAGGACGTTAAGTTGCGTATCAGCGCATCTTCCCACCAGGTGGCAGCGGGCGTGCAACTCGTCAACGAGACCGGCCAGGCGCTTACACGCATCATCGGCCAAGTCGGAACGGTCAAGACGCTGGTATCCGAGATTGCCGCAGTGACCGAACAGCAAGCTGCTGGCCTGCATCAGGTGAACACAGCGGTGGCCGAAATGGATGGGGTTACCCAACAGAATGCCGCGATGGTTGAAGAAGCGACCGCGGCGGCACGCAGCCTTGCGACAGAGGCCGACGGCCTCAATCGGCAGATTGCACGCTTCAAAACAGGTCAGCAGCGTGACGCTCACGCCTCTCCCGTCCACGAGCTGCAGCATCGAGCTTCTTCAGGTGCGCGTCAGCTCGCCAAGCCGGCACTCCGGAGCGTTGGCAGCGCTAATCCTAAAACCGATGACGATTGGTCGGCCTTCTAA
- a CDS encoding PEPxxWA-CTERM sorting domain-containing protein produces MFRLHKVQSSYVLAVTSVVLAAATPAGATTTTIMITPETYGYYDPSETGNFGLSPFHGGAAIANYSQVGRAAGSSFAGDYAATIEFLIPSVPINAVITGLSLTVTSQFGTHINDVQLRSYFAATTVADPSRIYAGSNLTNFFDLNPAVTSTDLLGTPTVNYLEDNPGLYLGFSFRETNPISPRFCVTTCSPKTIGSTGDPSFYTLPVLTVSYEIPAPPPPPPPSAVPEPSTWLMMLGGFALAGSAARRRQRVAATFA; encoded by the coding sequence ATGTTCCGGTTACATAAAGTGCAATCAAGTTATGTACTTGCCGTCACTTCGGTTGTGTTGGCCGCCGCTACGCCGGCCGGTGCAACGACGACTACCATTATGATTACACCGGAGACGTATGGCTATTACGATCCAAGCGAAACGGGAAATTTTGGATTGAGCCCTTTTCATGGCGGCGCGGCGATCGCCAATTATTCGCAAGTAGGACGCGCTGCAGGCTCTTCATTCGCAGGTGATTACGCGGCGACCATAGAGTTCTTGATCCCATCTGTTCCGATAAACGCTGTTATTACGGGTCTGAGCCTGACTGTTACATCTCAATTTGGGACCCACATTAACGATGTGCAACTCCGATCCTACTTTGCGGCAACGACTGTGGCCGATCCGTCTCGTATATATGCGGGCAGCAATCTAACAAATTTCTTCGACTTAAACCCAGCGGTAACGTCGACAGATCTACTCGGAACTCCCACCGTAAATTATCTTGAAGATAATCCCGGATTATATCTCGGCTTCTCGTTCCGGGAGACCAACCCAATCAGTCCACGTTTTTGCGTAACGACATGCAGCCCAAAGACGATTGGCAGCACGGGAGATCCTAGTTTTTATACCTTGCCTGTTTTGACCGTAAGCTACGAAATTCCGGCGCCACCGCCACCGCCACCGCCTTCAGCAGTTCCCGAACCCAGCACGTGGCTCATGATGCTTGGCGGCTTCGCCTTGGCTGGTTCTGCAGCGAGGCGCCGCCAACGGGTCGCCGCAACCTTCGCCTGA
- a CDS encoding GDSL-type esterase/lipase family protein, with protein sequence MPMFPDIFGDIRRRFRGGGSAVDAVRAATFSKVLALTALEQATSRQDAAALALVPGAATGAATLTNLYTQQSNPGVFEAFGGAPLVTSDPRLWVIVQMDDAPNTGGGMNAFMPGGKYYWQFSTEWRTRVVNTRYIEIATKDTPAAGLRLWVNGQLAIAGKQPFGNAAGAGDLSYTKFDLGAVGNYDIVLECNGAIRFYGIGVDAGGSCVKQTRASTGTILCLGDSYTSGASYNAVRGQDLMRTLGRYLGFHNVVTAGLSGSSMVTTTGTAQWSLTASAGSIYTNFITPIIKPAIDPDVIVISLGYNDNGSVSPTVAALYALWQQVRADFPRSLIVCMGMWGGVIQARTTLQNREEQIRAQFNTWADPFSIFVRLQFATGGAAQSAVQFGQGYTGTPSYDGINDLILNGDRNHLNDGYANQDGQWYMATKIRDAILTELNAMGATYNPAASKAAYWPLSLKLAGGQSATATVGSPFLCSLMSTGGGFAGSLPGAPTALPAKVHSIVAGGTIPPGLTLNATQAMLTGTPTTAGTYNFTVHCVDSISGGTVDLPCTITVS encoded by the coding sequence CCACCAGCCGCCAGGACGCGGCCGCCTTGGCGCTGGTGCCCGGCGCCGCGACGGGTGCGGCCACGCTGACCAACCTCTACACGCAGCAGAGCAATCCGGGCGTATTCGAGGCCTTCGGTGGCGCGCCGTTGGTGACCAGCGACCCGCGCCTGTGGGTGATCGTCCAGATGGACGACGCCCCGAACACCGGCGGCGGCATGAACGCCTTCATGCCCGGCGGCAAATACTATTGGCAGTTCAGCACCGAGTGGCGCACACGCGTCGTCAACACCCGCTATATCGAGATCGCCACCAAGGACACGCCGGCCGCCGGCCTGCGCCTCTGGGTCAACGGCCAGCTCGCGATCGCCGGCAAGCAGCCTTTCGGTAACGCCGCAGGTGCGGGCGACCTCAGCTATACCAAGTTCGATCTCGGCGCGGTGGGCAACTACGACATCGTGCTCGAGTGCAATGGGGCCATCCGGTTCTACGGCATTGGCGTCGATGCTGGCGGCTCCTGCGTCAAGCAGACCCGCGCCAGCACGGGCACCATCCTGTGCCTCGGCGACAGCTACACTTCGGGCGCCTCGTACAACGCCGTCCGCGGCCAGGACCTGATGCGCACGCTCGGTCGCTATCTCGGCTTCCACAACGTCGTCACGGCCGGTCTGTCCGGGTCGTCGATGGTAACCACGACCGGCACGGCGCAGTGGTCGCTGACCGCCTCGGCAGGGTCCATCTACACCAACTTCATCACGCCGATCATCAAACCGGCCATCGACCCCGACGTGATCGTCATATCGCTCGGCTACAACGACAACGGCTCCGTCAGCCCAACCGTCGCTGCGCTCTATGCGCTATGGCAACAGGTGCGTGCCGATTTCCCGCGATCGCTGATCGTGTGCATGGGCATGTGGGGCGGCGTGATCCAGGCGCGCACGACGCTCCAGAACCGCGAGGAGCAGATCCGTGCGCAGTTCAATACCTGGGCCGATCCGTTCTCCATCTTCGTCCGTCTGCAGTTTGCGACCGGCGGGGCGGCGCAGAGCGCCGTGCAGTTCGGCCAAGGCTACACCGGCACACCGTCCTACGACGGCATCAACGACCTTATCCTGAACGGCGACCGCAATCACCTCAACGATGGTTACGCCAACCAGGACGGCCAGTGGTACATGGCCACCAAGATCCGCGACGCGATCCTTACCGAGCTCAACGCCATGGGCGCGACGTACAATCCGGCGGCCTCCAAGGCAGCCTATTGGCCGCTTTCGCTCAAGCTCGCAGGCGGACAGAGCGCCACTGCCACCGTCGGCTCACCATTCCTGTGCTCGCTGATGTCGACGGGCGGTGGGTTCGCTGGCTCCCTGCCGGGTGCGCCGACCGCGCTCCCCGCCAAGGTTCATAGCATTGTCGCCGGCGGCACGATCCCGCCGGGCCTGACGTTGAATGCAACGCAGGCAATGCTGACGGGCACACCGACTACCGCAGGCACCTACAATTTCACCGTCCACTGCGTGGATAGCATCTCAGGCGGCACGGTGGACCTGCCCTGCACGATCACGGTGAGCTGA
- a CDS encoding Pam3-gp28 family putative phage holin — translation MPDLSAPAATAVHALLASFVRHALVAAGSALVTRGIVDQGAVDGFVATMVETIVGTLMVAGATGWAQARAFLSHTRWAAAWAALNAEPASLPDAVAGQAGSAGPVA, via the coding sequence ATGCCCGATCTTTCCGCGCCGGCCGCCACGGCCGTGCACGCTCTGCTGGCATCATTCGTCCGTCACGCCCTGGTGGCCGCCGGCTCCGCGCTGGTGACGCGCGGGATCGTCGACCAGGGCGCGGTCGACGGCTTCGTCGCCACCATGGTCGAGACGATCGTCGGCACGCTCATGGTCGCCGGCGCCACCGGCTGGGCGCAGGCGCGCGCCTTCCTCTCGCATACCCGCTGGGCGGCCGCATGGGCGGCGCTCAACGCCGAGCCCGCATCTCTTCCCGACGCTGTCGCCGGTCAGGCCGGCAGCGCTGGTCCCGTCGCCTGA
- a CDS encoding PEPxxWA-CTERM sorting domain-containing protein yields the protein MTKLKLITAASVAMTASLLAYSPARADRVVITENGFSDNGKLVVDLTFSQPGTYYARDHIVGGFATYTSDITAAFSLPATTINAGFYYLSDRSFSINFYQDDDHSIYILSDPGIIEDFDFHYALALNGSAVSEAYNPITIVHLPSVAPEPASWALMLGGFAVIGAGMRRRQRESVSFA from the coding sequence GACCGCATCGCTGCTTGCTTATTCACCTGCGAGGGCTGATCGCGTCGTCATAACAGAGAATGGATTTTCCGATAACGGAAAACTTGTCGTCGATCTTACCTTTAGTCAGCCCGGTACTTATTACGCTAGGGACCATATTGTCGGTGGTTTCGCGACTTACACATCGGACATCACTGCTGCGTTTTCATTGCCCGCAACGACCATCAACGCCGGCTTCTATTATCTAAGCGATAGATCATTCTCGATTAATTTTTACCAAGACGACGACCATTCGATCTACATCTTGTCTGATCCTGGTATTATCGAAGATTTCGATTTTCACTATGCGTTGGCGCTAAATGGCTCGGCAGTGTCAGAAGCCTATAATCCGATTACGATCGTACACCTTCCCTCCGTTGCTCCGGAGCCTGCATCTTGGGCCTTGATGCTTGGGGGCTTCGCCGTGATAGGTGCTGGGATGCGCCGACGCCAGCGTGAGAGCGTCAGCTTTGCCTAA
- a CDS encoding glycoside hydrolase family 19 protein: MIDWKGIAQPALTRAGYYAGAIDGDDGPKTYTALFAYAAQRPADVAIAAIGAAAAKWIKGDAIAQTPARLAEFVAQTCNETGALTRFEEDLRYSAATMLAQWPTHFTAAQAAACVGRPVEIACRAYGGRMGNAAPPAKDGWLYRGRGMLQLTGKAAYARFGQMVGLDLVGNPDLAADPADSLVIAREFWRAAGVNDAVDAGDFTKARQLTNGGSIGLANVAAIRARLQAVMVDQRPHPRG; encoded by the coding sequence ATGATCGACTGGAAGGGCATCGCCCAGCCAGCGCTGACGCGCGCCGGCTACTATGCGGGCGCGATCGACGGCGACGATGGCCCGAAGACCTATACGGCGCTGTTCGCCTATGCCGCCCAGCGCCCGGCCGACGTCGCCATCGCCGCGATCGGCGCGGCGGCGGCGAAGTGGATCAAGGGCGATGCGATCGCACAGACGCCGGCGCGGCTCGCCGAGTTCGTGGCGCAGACCTGCAACGAGACGGGCGCCCTCACGAGGTTCGAGGAGGATCTGCGCTACTCGGCGGCAACCATGCTGGCGCAGTGGCCGACGCACTTTACCGCTGCGCAGGCGGCAGCCTGCGTGGGGCGGCCCGTCGAGATCGCCTGTCGGGCCTACGGCGGCCGAATGGGCAACGCCGCGCCGCCGGCGAAGGACGGGTGGCTCTATCGCGGCCGGGGCATGCTCCAGCTGACGGGCAAGGCCGCCTATGCGCGGTTTGGCCAGATGGTCGGGCTCGACCTGGTCGGCAATCCCGATCTGGCCGCCGATCCGGCCGACAGCCTCGTCATCGCCCGCGAGTTCTGGCGCGCCGCCGGCGTCAACGACGCGGTCGACGCCGGCGACTTCACCAAGGCGCGCCAGCTCACCAACGGGGGATCGATCGGCCTCGCCAACGTCGCCGCGATCCGCGCGCGCCTTCAGGCCGTCATGGTCGACCAGCGTCCGCATCCGCGAGGTTAA
- a CDS encoding phage holin family protein, producing the protein MIGTAARYGLALGEGRRLSWRAMLGDALLLGLVGLFAVIISDKFDLHGDVRAFCSALAAVSSDRLIKLLRSRFMRAAEAQLDQFTRASIAGDVVKVPAGSGAPDNVRIDVIRDENPIGSALRSQYRRPAQSRPPEDQIELLRKLDQQE; encoded by the coding sequence ATGATCGGCACGGCGGCTCGCTATGGCCTCGCGCTCGGCGAAGGGCGGCGGCTCAGCTGGCGCGCGATGCTGGGCGACGCTCTGCTGCTCGGGCTGGTCGGCCTGTTCGCGGTCATCATCTCCGACAAGTTCGACCTGCACGGCGACGTGCGCGCGTTCTGCTCGGCGCTCGCGGCAGTCTCATCCGACCGCCTGATCAAGCTTTTGCGCTCGCGGTTCATGAGAGCGGCTGAGGCGCAGCTGGATCAGTTCACGCGCGCTTCCATCGCGGGCGACGTCGTCAAGGTGCCGGCCGGCAGCGGCGCACCCGACAACGTTCGCATCGACGTCATCCGTGACGAGAACCCGATCGGCTCGGCGCTTCGCTCACAGTATCGGCGCCCGGCTCAATCGCGGCCTCCGGAAGATCAGATCGAGCTGCTGCGGAAGCTCGATCAGCAAGAATGA